A single window of Syntrophorhabdaceae bacterium DNA harbors:
- a CDS encoding acyl-CoA dehydratase activase, whose amino-acid sequence MMISAGIDSGAKNVKAVIIKDGAVIGKSIVPTGIDAKEACGKAYDQALSVAGLTRAEVEKILATGVGKKLCDFAQGEVTEVSADAQGVRFMMPQVRTVVDVGAEEGRAVRINEQGNVVDFAINDKCAAGTGIFIETIARALETKVEDMAALSEQATKEIIMNAQCAVFAESELVSLIHSEVARADIVRAVLAAIADRTISMMRRVGIEKEVALIGGVALNKGFIKAIERELNITIAVPTDPQFIGAIGAAVAAA is encoded by the coding sequence ATGATGATATCGGCAGGCATAGATAGCGGCGCAAAAAACGTAAAAGCGGTCATTATAAAAGACGGCGCGGTTATCGGAAAATCCATAGTGCCTACGGGTATAGACGCAAAAGAGGCCTGCGGCAAGGCCTACGATCAGGCATTAAGCGTTGCCGGACTCACACGGGCTGAGGTCGAGAAAATACTCGCAACCGGCGTAGGCAAGAAGCTCTGCGATTTCGCTCAAGGAGAGGTTACGGAAGTGAGCGCCGACGCACAGGGTGTGAGATTCATGATGCCTCAGGTTCGCACCGTGGTCGATGTGGGCGCGGAGGAAGGCCGGGCGGTCCGAATCAATGAACAGGGCAATGTGGTAGACTTTGCAATCAACGATAAGTGCGCGGCAGGCACCGGTATATTCATAGAGACAATTGCGCGGGCGCTTGAAACGAAAGTTGAAGATATGGCAGCGCTCTCTGAGCAGGCCACAAAAGAGATTATCATGAACGCTCAATGCGCGGTTTTCGCGGAATCGGAACTCGTCTCCCTGATCCACTCTGAGGTAGCCAGGGCGGATATCGTCCGGGCGGTGCTCGCCGCCATCGCAGACAGGACCATATCAATGATGAGAAGGGTAGGCATCGAAAAGGAAGTGGCCCTGATCGGCGGTGTGGCGCTTAACAAGGGTTTCATCAAGGCGATTGAGAGAGAATTGAACATCACAATTGCTGTTCCCACGGATCCGCAGTTTATCGGCGCCATAGGCGCCGCCGTTGCCGCGGCATGA